The window CTGGCGATATGCTCTATGTGAACACGGGGAAGCAAATACGGGTATTAGCCGTAACACAGATTGTTGAGTCGGTGGATTCCAGTGAGGGCGGTACAGGGGTAGTATACGGTCCGATAGACCCGGCACTGGTAGTGCAACATATCGTGGCCCCCATACCTGAGTATACGTTTGTTCCCGACAGCCCAAGCCTGAGAGCTGACAGCGTTGTGTTCAGAGACTGGCAGACTGGCAACTTCCTGTACGTGCTACAGCGCGGGGTACGCACACCCGGCTTCGACTGGGATAAGCTGATGTATAAGCTCAAGGTAATATCGGCAGATGTCGATAGCTGGACGATAGAATGGGGACCCCTGAATGCCACGTTGCTTACACGAACGGTTATCCCCAAGGACAAGAGCCGTAGCTTTACCTACTTCAGCTTTGATAACGGTGGCCAGGTTGTACAGGTAGAGCCGCCCAAAAAAGATTGGGACCTCGTTTTCCAACAGTACAGCCACATTTTCACTACCGAACCGGTAAACTCCCCCTTTCGAAACTATGCGGTAACAGGGGCGATTGCCAACCTTAGTCAGGGCGTGCAAGCCCTGCGCATGCATACCCAAGACCTGCCCTGGGAGGAGGCCAGCCTGGCAGATGCACAAGGCCGTATGCTGAGTGACAAGGCGGATGAGATTGGCTTCGATTGGAAGTCGTACGACATACAGGATTCCTTTTTTACCATTATCCCCGATGTATACTACTATATTCGGGATACGGATGGTACGTACTACAAGCTTCGCTTCCTCGATTTTTACGGCTCTGATGGTGTAAAGGGCAGCCCGCTGTTTGAGTATAAACAGCTAAAATAGTAGCCAGCTAGCAGCCCTCGGCCCTGGCAGGTTCCCTGCGCAGGGATGTGGTGGCCAAGTGCCAGCGTTCCAGGCTACAGCCTCCGGCGATAAACCGTTTCAGGCACATGATACAAGACCTGTATGCCCTGCTCGAGGAGAAGTACCGGCAGTACAATTGCCCCGGCTTTATTGCAGACGACCCCATTTCTATCCCCCATCAGTTTCGTAACCGGGTGGATATTGAGATCGCCGGTTTCTGGGTAGCCACCCTGGCCTGGGGGCAGCGGCGCACCATCCTGCGGTCTGCCCAGCAGCTCATGGGCCTCATGGGGCACGAGCCCCACCGCTTTGTACTAGCAGCCAGCGAGGCCGAGCAGGCCCAGCTGGATCATTTTGTACACCGCACCTTCAATGGTATAGATGCACGCTACTTCCTGCGTGCCCTGCGGCACCTGTACACTACGGCGGGTGGCCTGGAGGGCGTATTTCGTGCGGGTGTGCAGCCCGGAGCAACTACCCTGGCGGGCGGTATCCGGCACTTCTATCAGCAGTTTTTTGCACTGCCCGGGGTGCCCCCGCGCACCCGCAAGCATGTGCCGAACATAGACAAGGGGGCGGCAGCTAAGCGCCTGAATATGTACTTGCGCTGGATGATACGCAAAGACAAGCAGGGGGTAGATTTCGGCCTCTGGGACCTACCTCCCCGCCTGCTGCTGTGCCCGCTGGATGTGCACACTGGCCGGGTGGCCCGCCACCTGGGCCTGCTACAGCGCAGGCAGGATGACTGGCGGGCCGTGTGCGAGCTGACCGAGGCCCTGCGCCAGCTGGACCCCGAGGATCCCGTGAAGTACGACTTTGCCCTGTTTGGCCTGGGCGCAGCCGAGGGCATGCGCTAGCCAGCTGCCCCAGGCATAGCTGCAGTTGTTGCGAAAAACAACCCTACTTCCCATCTTTAGGTATGCCTGCCATGAAGATAGTGGGCACGGGCCCAAGGCCCCTGCTGCTGCTACACCCCTACCTGGTGCCGGGGGTCCTGTACGTGCCGCTGGTGGCAGGCTGGGCCGCGGCCTACACCTGCTACCTCCCGGATTTCAGGGGGTATGCCAGCCGCGCCGACGAACCGGGGCCCTATACACTGGCGCAGTATGCCAGCGATGTAGCCCTGCAGATGTAGCAGCAGGGGGTAGAGGCCTACGACGTGCTGGGGGTAAGCATGGGCGGGCTGGTGGCCCAGCTGCTGGCACGGCAGCAGGCCTGCCAGGTGCAGCGGCTGGTGCTAGCCTGCACCTATGCCTATAAGCCCCGCACGCTGCGCGAAAAAGCCCAACGCATGGCCCTGCCCAGGGCGGTGCGCCGCCTGGGTGGGCGCGGCCTGGCACGCATCCTGTATGCTGAGCTGCGCAAGTATGGGCAGCCCCGGCTACAGGATGTTTTGCCCCTGCGGCAGCTGCTAGAGCAGACCCGCACAGAAGTGCTGCTGGAAAACGCCCGAGAGCTATTCCACTTCGATGCGCGGCCCTGGCTACCCCAGCTACGGCAGCCTACCCTGGTAATAGCCGCAGCGCAAGACCGGATGGTGCCCCTGCACCACGGCAGGCAGCTACAGCGGCTCATCCCACAGGCCCGGCTGGAGGTAATAGGCGGTGCTGCACACCTGTGCTGCTACACCCATGCAGGCCAGTTCTGGCCCGGGGTCTTCCGCTGGCTTAGCGCACAGGCATAAGCAGGGCACTCCAGTCGCGCACATACCACCGCTGCCCGCTGTACCAGCAGGATGGGCCGTGGGCTGCTGGTGCCACTGCTTTTCAGCAAAAACTGACCCTCCTTGGCATCTGTCATCTTGCTCCGCAGTATCACCAGGGTGTAGGGTGGGGCAGGCAGCGCGTAGCCTGCGTCGGGCTGGGTGCCCTGTATGTAGCTGTGCACAATAGGCCGCTGTAGCTGCGCATGCAGCAGGCTCAGGTCCGTACGTTTCAGGGTATAGCCTCCGGGTGCTTTGGCGTCTATCTGCAGTAGCTCGGGGTCTACCAGCTGGGTCAGGGCTTGCGTGCCAGCGGCGGCATCCTGCGTAAACAGGTGCAGCGCCGCTATGTATAGGGCAATAACATCCTCGGGCTGCGTGCCAGCGGCCCGGTAGGCCGCTGCAAAGTCCGCATAGCTTTCGGGTAGGCGTGCCAGTGTTATCTCGGCATACACGGTGTGCTGGGCACCGGCGGGCTGCGCAGCCACACCCACCAGGCCAGCGAACAGCAGAACCCTGTACAGACGCATCATCCTCCAATATACGGAGGTGGAGCTACTTGTGGGAATGACGGAAATAAAAAAGTTGGGGGACTCAAGCCATGTAGGCGAATCAACCCCAACCCTTGCTCTTTCTTGTGATGCAGTAAAGATACTACCTGGCTACCCAGCTGCCCCATGGGGTGGCCTGAACCGTATGAATAGCCGACTGAACGGTATGGAAGGGCACCTGAACGGTAATTGCGACGGCTCAGCACGCACAGCCGCGGGTCTTTTCTTTTCAGGGAAGGCATGCGGATGGCGAAGCCGCAGGCCAGCGCGGGGCACTGCGGACTCGCACCCTGGCGCCTGGGTGCCCGATTCTCTTTTTTGGGACAGGGTATAGCCTGTTTGTTCAAGCCTGTGGCCTGGGCCTATAGGCAGCATGTAGGGTTGGGCAGGCCTAGCCTCGGGGCAGGAACACCTCGGCCAGCATGCAGCGCGCGCTGCCGCCCCCCGTTATCTCTATGTGCGTAAGGTCTACCGGCAGCAGTTCGCAGTGATTGTGCAGCCGCGCAAGCTGTTCTGCTGCTAGCGCCCGGTAGGCCCGCTTGCTCAGCACCAGCTTATAGGTGCCCTGTGTGCTGCGTAGCAGCAGCATATTGCCGGCCATATCATATACCTGATCCAGCGAGATGGCTATCACCTCGTGCCCGGTTTTATTCAGGCTGCGGACCAGCGTGTCGCGTTCGGCGGCATCTGGTACTGCTTCCAGGCATACTACGGCAAACGTATGCCCAATGCTCATGACTACATTGGTATGATACACGTCCTGTCCGTTTCGGTCTACAGCCCGGAATGCTACCACCTGGTAGCCCATGGCCTCGGCCCATTCGTTCAGCAGGCGCTGGTCTGTGCGCGGGCTCAGGCAGGCGTAGGCCACGTGGTGGGCACGGTCTAGCACCAGGCTGCCCGTTCCTTCCAGATATTGCTTTTGGTCTGCCCGTCCGCTTAGGTTCAGCACTTGGCGTATTTCATAGCCCATGGTGCCCTCCAGGTATTCCAGGATGTCTGGCCGCACCTCACGCTGGCGGTTGGCCGCGTGCATGGGGTATAGCACCACGGTTCCGTCTGGGTGGGTGCTTATCCAGTTGTTGGGGAAGATGGCATCCGGCTTGGGGGGCTCCGGCTGGTCTGTGCACACAATCACGTTGATGCCTGCCTCGCGCAGGGCTTGCGCCATGGCATCAAACTCGGCAATGGCCAGCTTGGCTACATCCATGCCCGCCTGCGCGCGCGACTGAAAAGCATTGTTTGCCGCCGTTTCAGCATTGTAGCCAAAGTGGGCGGGCCGGATCATCAGCACCGTATCGGTGGTTTGCGAAGCCATTTATTTTTCGAAATCTGGGGTGAAGGGGGTAGGGGGGGGAGAAGCGAGGGGGGCCTACAGGCTATCGCGCAGCAGGGGCATACTCATGCAGTGGCTGCCGCCCCGGGCACGGCTTAGCTCGGCACTGGGTAGCAGGATGATGGTTTGCTCGATGGTATCGGGGTTTTCGGTACCGGCCTCAAAGGCAGCCAGCAGGTCTCTGGCTGGTATGCAGCGGTAGCCCGCGCGGCCAAAGGCTTTCATGGTCTCATCGTTTCGGTCGTAGCCTATGGCCACGCCCTCCTTCAGCACCAGCAGGTTGCAGCTATCGGTCCACTGCTCGCGCTCGGCGTACGGAAACTCGTCTCCGCCGCTGTACACAAAGTGTACGTCGCCCGCCACGCCCAGGTCGGTTTTGCTCAGGTCTTCCAGCAGGTCCTCCAGGTAGTCAAACCGCTTGGGCTCGTTGAAGCCCCGTTCAAACTGGTGGATCGTCAGGGGGTCGTATACCGGCTCGTCCAGCAGGGTGCGCACCACGTACTGCTCGGTCTGCTTCTGCTTGGCACTCAGGCCCCCGAATAGCACCCAGCAGTCGCGTGCCACCTGGGTAAACACGGTGTCGATGTGCATAAACTCGCGCTTGGCCGGTATGCGTATCACGCTCACCTTTTCCACCACGTTGCGCTCAAACAGGCGCTGGATTACCTGGTTTACCGCATAGGCGCTGGTGCGCTCGCTGATGCCAATGAAAAGATGATTGGGCGCCACCATCATCACATCCCCGCCCTCCAGGGTTACGGTAATGCGCTCCCGCTCCTTGTCGCTTAGCAAAAAGTAGTGCTCGTCTTCGTACAGCTCTATGATGTTCTGTCTGCGGCTTTCGAAATACGGGTGGCTGAAAAACATGTATTTGGCTAGCAGGGCCTCGCGGGTGCGGGCCAGCTTGGCCGGCTTGTTTAGCAGCAGGTGGTCGTTGATAACGATGCCAATGTCTCGCGTAAAAATGAGGTTTGCCAGCGGGTGGAAGATCATGGTTTTGTCTGGCAGGCTGCCCGTTATCAGCGTATTGGCCAGTAGGGCAGGCTCCAGCGCCAGCAGCTGGCTTTTCATCCGGGTACTTATGC of the Bacteroidota bacterium genome contains:
- a CDS encoding HmuY family protein, with the protein product MFLLLATACVPEDEAVTLPPVSDSLVVTELEMGAEYPNRVYFDLGSQEATVVPNKTYDLQLESSPAGDMLYVNTGKQIRVLAVTQIVESVDSSEGGTGVVYGPIDPALVVQHIVAPIPEYTFVPDSPSLRADSVVFRDWQTGNFLYVLQRGVRTPGFDWDKLMYKLKVISADVDSWTIEWGPLNATLLTRTVIPKDKSRSFTYFSFDNGGQVVQVEPPKKDWDLVFQQYSHIFTTEPVNSPFRNYAVTGAIANLSQGVQALRMHTQDLPWEEASLADAQGRMLSDKADEIGFDWKSYDIQDSFFTIIPDVYYYIRDTDGTYYKLRFLDFYGSDGVKGSPLFEYKQLK
- a CDS encoding TIGR02757 family protein; the protein is MIQDLYALLEEKYRQYNCPGFIADDPISIPHQFRNRVDIEIAGFWVATLAWGQRRTILRSAQQLMGLMGHEPHRFVLAASEAEQAQLDHFVHRTFNGIDARYFLRALRHLYTTAGGLEGVFRAGVQPGATTLAGGIRHFYQQFFALPGVPPRTRKHVPNIDKGAAAKRLNMYLRWMIRKDKQGVDFGLWDLPPRLLLCPLDVHTGRVARHLGLLQRRQDDWRAVCELTEALRQLDPEDPVKYDFALFGLGAAEGMR
- a CDS encoding alpha/beta hydrolase, which translates into the protein MLGVSMGGLVAQLLARQQACQVQRLVLACTYAYKPRTLREKAQRMALPRAVRRLGGRGLARILYAELRKYGQPRLQDVLPLRQLLEQTRTEVLLENARELFHFDARPWLPQLRQPTLVIAAAQDRMVPLHHGRQLQRLIPQARLEVIGGAAHLCCYTHAGQFWPGVFRWLSAQA
- a CDS encoding arginine deiminase-related protein, which produces MASQTTDTVLMIRPAHFGYNAETAANNAFQSRAQAGMDVAKLAIAEFDAMAQALREAGINVIVCTDQPEPPKPDAIFPNNWISTHPDGTVVLYPMHAANRQREVRPDILEYLEGTMGYEIRQVLNLSGRADQKQYLEGTGSLVLDRAHHVAYACLSPRTDQRLLNEWAEAMGYQVVAFRAVDRNGQDVYHTNVVMSIGHTFAVVCLEAVPDAAERDTLVRSLNKTGHEVIAISLDQVYDMAGNMLLLRSTQGTYKLVLSKRAYRALAAEQLARLHNHCELLPVDLTHIEITGGGSARCMLAEVFLPRG
- a CDS encoding arginine deiminase family protein, producing the protein MIHFHVNTEIGRLRKVLIHSPNSGLGKIVPSKAQEWLFEDIVHVPRIQREEYDYFIKTLLYFLDPDKVRGKLAEIDDPKNQRAFYKPTKPGFHNSEHVLDIHRLIADVLADREVRLQLVAAVCAIEGISTRMKSQLLALEPALLANTLITGSLPDKTMIFHPLANLIFTRDIGIVINDHLLLNKPAKLARTREALLAKYMFFSHPYFESRRQNIIELYEDEHYFLLSDKERERITVTLEGGDVMMVAPNHLFIGISERTSAYAVNQVIQRLFERNVVEKVSVIRIPAKREFMHIDTVFTQVARDCWVLFGGLSAKQKQTEQYVVRTLLDEPVYDPLTIHQFERGFNEPKRFDYLEDLLEDLSKTDLGVAGDVHFVYSGGDEFPYAEREQWTDSCNLLVLKEGVAIGYDRNDETMKAFGRAGYRCIPARDLLAAFEAGTENPDTIEQTIILLPSAELSRARGGSHCMSMPLLRDSL